Within the Magnetospirillum sp. 15-1 genome, the region ACGAAGGCGGCCTGACGCGCCTGGTCGTCGAGATAGCGGCAGCCGGTGGGGCCGCGCACCGCCAGACGCCCCTTGGAGCCGGGCGGCAGCGGATTGTAATCGTCGTCCAGGATACAGGCGGTATAGCCGTCCGCCGGCCGCCCGGTGGCGCCCGGCCGCGCCACGTCGGCGGTCTGGCAGATGAAATGGGTCAGCATCTCGGTCATGCCGATGCCGTTGACCAGCTTGATGCCGGTGCGTTCCAGCCAGTCGTCGTAAAGACGGGGCCGCAGATGCTCGCCAGCCGACGAGCCCTTGCGCAAGGACGAGATATCGTATTTGTCGACCATTCCCAGCATGGCGTGGAAGGCGGTGGGCACGGCGTAGAGGCTGGTGGCCCGGTGACGCTGGATACCCTCCAGGATCAATTCCGGGGTCGGCTTGGGGACCAGCACGGCAGTGGCGCGGTAGCGCAGCGGGTACATCATGAACGCCGCCTTGCCGTAGGTAAACGCGATGGACGGCGACCCGATCACCACCTCGTCCGGCTCCAGGGTATGGCTGCGCGGCCAGCAATCGCACGACGCCAGAATGTCGCGGTGGAAATGCATGGCGCCCTTGGGATTGCCCGTGGTCCCCGAGGTGAAGGTGATCAGCGCCACGTCGTCGGCCGCCGTATCAACATTGGCGAAGCCGGCGGGCTTGGCCTCGGCCCGGCGATCGAGGTCGGCGTCGGGATCGGTCCCCATGCCCAAAGGCGTGAAATAACCCACATGACGCAACCCGGCCACCTTCTGGCGGGTCAGTTCCATCTCCTCGGCCAGATCAAGCTCGCAGAGCGCGATATTGATGCGGGCCTTCTCGACGATGTAGCTCAGTTCCTTGGCGCGCAGCAGCGGCATGGTGGTCACGCAGATGCCGCCGGCCTTGAGAACCGCCAGCCAACCGGCCACCAGCATGGGGGTGTTGGCCGAGCGCAGCAGCACCCGGCCGCCGGGCACCAGTCCGAAATCCTCGGTCAGCACACGGGCGATGCGCTCGGCCCGGTCCAGCAGATGGGCGTAGCTCCACGTCCCTTCCGCATAATGGAATACCGGCTTGGCGCCGAACCCGGCGGCCACGGCGGTGTCGATCAGCGCGGCCGCCGCGTTGATGCGGTCGGGATAATGGCTGAGATGGGGCGCCGAGTAGTCGAATACCGGCCACAGATCGGGCGGCGGCAGCAACTCACGGGCAAAGCGGTCCACATGGGCACTGGGCACGCCACCGGGCAAGCGCATTCATTCCTCCACCGACTGAACGTTCATTCAGATGAATGATTATTCATTCAGTAGCCGAGGTCAAGGGGAATGGCTGTCCGACCTGATTTCCAATGAAGCGCCGAAACACCGTTCCTCGACACGGATAGACGCGGATGCCGCTTCGCGGCCACACATGAACATAGAGAATACCCCTGCCACTCAGGCCTTGAACCGGGCCGGGGATGGTCGCCGGAAAAAGGACCGTATCCATGTCTTCCGCGTCTTCATTCAACGGCCGCGTGACTGGGGAAGTTTTCAGCCCAACCGGCTGATCAATCTGCCCCGCGCCGCCGGCAGGACCGCGTGGCGGAGATCGAGCACGTGGCGCTGCAGGAAGAAGCCGGTCAGTTCCAGCCCCTCGCGGATGGCAGCCCCCTCTCCCTCCCCGCCCTCGATCAGGAAGGCGGGCAGAGCCAGCAGCTTATCGCGATAGGGTTCGCCCGCCGCCCGTGATACGGCGCGGCCGGTCTTGGGGCTGACCCAGGCCAGTTCGTCTGTCCGGCCGGTGGCGGCGCAGGCCGAAAGATCGAGGCCGAAGCCCAAATCGCGCAGCAGCGCCAATTCAAAGTGCACATAGACGCTGGGCCAGGACTCCGCCTCCAGGGCATGCAGCAAGGCCACCAGGGCGGCATGGCAGGCGGGATGGGGCTGGCGCTCGGCCAGGGCGACCTCCACCAGGGCGCAGGCCGCGCCCAGGGCGGAGAGCCGTCCGGCGTCGTCAAGGAACGCCGCCCCGTAGGCATGCAGCATTTCCAGACGGAAATTACCCAACTGCTCGGGCAGGCGGGCGGTCCACCTGGCGCGCACCAGGTTTCCGGGCTGCAGGATGGGGCGGTTGGTCTTGGACTGTCCGCCATGCACCAGACCGGCATGGCGTCCGTGGGTACGGGTCAGCAGGGAGGCGACGGCGCCGGTTTCGCCATGGCGGCGCACCGCCAGCACGACGGCGTCGTCATCCCATTCCATTCCAGCTCCACACGAACAGGCCGAGGCCGACGGCCGCCGCCGCCAGAGCCAGACCGGCCAGCAGCTTCTGCCGCGGCGAGATGGCGGGAATGTCGTCGTCCTCCAGGCTCCAGGCCCCGCGGGCGAAGCGATGGACCAGCAGCCCCAGCAGCGCCAGCACACCCACCCAGATCAGGGCGACGGCGATGGCGCGGGGCGTCATGCCGGCATCCTCATGAATCGAAATCCAGGCCGATCTCTGAGTAATGGCCGCGCTTTTCCGACCAGTCCTCGCGCACCTTGATGTGGATGAACAGATGGACGCGGCGTTCCAGCAGTTCCTCCAGCTCCTGGCGGGCGGCGGCGCCGATGGCCTTGATCTGGCGGCCGCCCTTGCCCAGCACGATGGGCTTCTGGCTTTCGCGCTCGACATAGATCACCTGATCGATGCGGGCGGAGCCGTCTTCCTTCTCCTCCCACTTCTCGGTCTCCACATGCAGGGAGTAAGGAAGCTCCTGGTACAGCGCGATGAAGGCCTTCTCGCGGGTGATCTCGGCGGCCAGCAGGCGCTGCGGCAGGTCGGAAACCTGATCCTCGGGGAACATCCATGGGCCGGGCGACACCAGCTTGCCCAGATGGGCCAGCAGGTCCTTGATGCCGTCACCCTTCAGCGCGCTGATCATGAAGACGTCGGCGAAGATGCCCTCGGCGTCCAGTTGGGCGGTCAGGCCCAGCAGCTTGTCGCGCTTGACCAGATCCACCTTGTTGAGCACCAGGATGGCCTGACGCTTGGTCTCCTTCAGCTTCTCGACGATGGCCCGGGATTCGTCGTCATAGCCCCGGGCCGCGTCGATCAGCAGGCAGATGTGGTCGGCATCGTTGGTGCCGCCCCAGGCGGCGGCCACCATGGCGCGCTCCAGGCGCTTCTTGGGCTGGAAGATGCCGGGGGTGTCCACCAGGACCACCTGGGCCTCGTCGACCATGGCGATGCCCATCACCCGGAAGCGGGTGGTCTGTACCTTGGGCGAGACGATGGAAACCTTGGTGCCCACCAGGGCGTTGACCAGGGTGGACTTGCCGGCATTGGGAGCGCCCACCACCGCCACGAAGCCGCAGCGCTGGTCGGTTTCGGGAACTTCATTCATGACATCACCTGTTCCAGCAGCGCGCCGGCTGCCGCCTGCTCCGCCACCCGTTTGGAGGCACCGCGGCCCACGGCCGAGCCTACACCTTCGACACTGACCTCTATCAGGAAAATCGGCTCGTGCGGCGGACCTTCCTGGCCCAGCACGCGATAGGCGGGCAGCGGCTTGCCGCGTCCCTGCGCCCATTCCTGCAATCCGGTCTTGGCGTCCTTGGGCGGGGCCAGCGCCTCTTCCATCAAAGATTCCCAGCGCGACCGCACGAAGGTCGCCGCCATCGCGAAACCGGCATCGGCATAAAGGGCGCCGATCACCGCCTCGCAGGCATCGGCCAGGATACCGGGATTACCGCGCCCGCCGGCGTCGTCCTCGCCCTTGGCCAGCACCAGATGGCGCCCCAGGCCGATTTCATTGGCGACGCGGGCCACGGCCTCGCGGCGGACCAGGGCGGCATGGCGCCGCGCCAGGGCCCCTTCGGCCTCGGCGGGAAAGCGGTTGAACAGCATCTCGGCCACCACCAGCCCCAGGACGCGGTCGCCCAGGAATTCCAGACGCTCGTAAGGGTCCGAGGTCTTGGAGCGGCGGCCCTGCTGCATGCTCGGATGGGTCAGGGCCTGGGTCAGAAGCTCGGGCCGTCCGAAGACGTGCCCGAGGACCACTTGAAGATCGGCGACGGCACCGGCCATCGCCTACTCGATTCCCTGCAGCAGGCGGGAATAGCGGATGGCCCAGGGCCAGCGCCATACTTCCCACAGCGCCGCGCTGCCGTCGCCCGAGAAGAACAGGATTTCGGCGCGGCCGACGAAGTTCTCGGCCGGGACATAGCCTACCTCGGACAGGAAACGGGAATCCGCCGAATTGTCGCGGTTGTCGCCCATCATGAAGTAATGGCCGGCGGGCACCACGTATTCCATGGTGTTGTCGGCGGGGCCGTTATCGCCCAGGAACTCGATGATCCGGTGCTTGCGGCCGTTGGGCAGCGTCTCGATGTATTGCGGGGCGCGCAGGATGTTGCCGTCCCTGTCGCGCTCGACGAAGTCCTCGATGCGCTTCCTGTCCACGGCGGTGCCGTTGATGTGCAGGATGCCGCCCTTCACCTGGATACGGTCACCGGGCAGGCCGACCACCCGCTTGATGTAGTCGATCTTGTTTTCCGGCGGCTTCTTGAAGACGATCACGTCGCCGCGCTCGGGCAGCCGCTCCATGATCCGCCCGCCGCCCGGCCCGACGCCGAACGGCATGGAATAGCGCGAGTAGCCATAGGCGTACTTGGAGACGAACAGATAATCGCCGATCAGCAGGCTGGGGATCATGGACCCCGAGGGAATGTTGAAGGGCTCGAAGGCCAGGGTGCGGACACCTCCGGCGATCAGCATGGCGTAGACGATGGTGCGGATCGTCTCGCCCATTCCGCCCGACTTGCCTTTAGACATGAATAGAGCCGCTTATCCCATTGAAATCAATGACACCGCCACCACGGAAGGCACACGGCGTCGCCGAGATCAAGCCAGCCTGCGGCCCCGCTGTCAAGCCGGCAGGGCTTCGATGATCACTACGGCCTGGGCCAGGGGGTATTCGTCGGAGAGCGAGAGGTGCAGATGGGCGCGCATTCCGGCGGGAATCCGCCGCGCCAGAAGGGCCGCCGCGCCGCCGGTCAGGGTGAGGCCGGGACGCCCCTCGCCGTCATTGGTCACCTCCATGTCGCGCCAGCCGACGCCCTCCTTGCCCAGCGCCTTAACCAGCGCCTCCTTGGCGGCGAAGCGCTTGGCGTAGGTGGCGGCGCGCAGCTTCGGCCGGCTTTCGGCCTTGGCCCGCTCGGCCTCGGTGAACACCTTGGCGACGAAGCGCTCGCCGAACCGCTCCAGGCTGTCCTCGATGCGGCGGATATCCACCAGATCGTTGCCGAGACCGATGATCATTGACGTCGCGCTCCCCAGGAATGGCCGCCGGGATCGTAGAGTCTCGCCGGGGCGGGAACAAGCATGCCGTCTTCAGGTCGGACGGAAATCCGGTTACCCTGCGGGGCAACGAAGCAATCACGACAGGGAAAACCGACATGAACATCGAGAGCTTCATGCAGGGCTACAAGACGGCCTGGGAACGGCGCGATCCGAGCATGTTCGCGGCCCTTTTCCATGCCGAGGGGCGCTACCACAACACCCCCTTCCAGGTTCAGCACGGTACGGCCGAACTGGTCGAGTACTGGAAGCGGGTGCAGCTTCAAGAGGACGTCCATGTCGCCTACGAAATCCTGGCGAGCCAGGAAGGGGGCGGCATCGCCCACTGGCACGTCACCTATCAGGTCGCGTCCGAGGAGCTGTTCCAGATCTGGGCCAAGTCGACCGGCACCGGCCTGCCGAACCGCAAGCCGGGCGACCCGCTGCCCCGCATGGTGCTGGACGGCGTTCTCCAGGCCACCTTCACCGGCGACAAGTGCGCCGAGGCGCGCATCTGGTGGCACAGCCAGCCGCAGGCGACCTAGCTTCCCCGCGCCTCGTCCATCAGGCGGCGCATGTGGCGGATGGAGGCGTCGAGACCGATGAAGATGGCCTCGCCCACCAGGAAGTGGCCGATATTCAATTCCATGATGGAGGGGATGGCCGCCACCGGCTTGACCGTGTCGTAGGACAGGCCGTGGCCGGCATGGCATTCGAGGCCGATGGCCTCGGCATGGGCGGCCGCCGCCTGGATGCGGGCGAACTCGCGGTCGCGCTCGGCTCCCTCGGCGTCGCAATAGGCGCCGGTGTGCAGTTCGATCACCGGCGCGCCCAGGGCCTTGGAGGCATCCAACTGCTTCGGATTGGCCTCGATGAACATGGAAACCCGGATGCCGGCGTCGACCAGCCGCCCGACCAGCGGCCTCAGGCTGTCGAACTGGCCGACCGCGTCGAGGCCGCCCTCGGTAGTGCGCTCCTCGCGGCGCTCGGGAACGATGCAGGCGGCGTGCGGCCGGTGGCGCAGCGCGATGGCCACCATCTCCTCGGTGGCCGCCATCTCGAAGTTGAGCGGCAGGGTGATCTCGTTGGCCAGCCGCTCCATGTCGCGGTCGGAGATGTGGCGCCGGTCCTCGCGCAGATGCGCCGTGATGCCGTCCGCCCCGGCGGCGGCGGCCATGTGGGCGGCCCGTACCGGATCGGGATGATGCCCGCCGCGGGCGTTACGGATGGTGGCGACGTGGTCGATGTTGACGCCGAGGCGCAGGCGGGTCATGGCCTTAAAACTCCGCAGTAAAGACACCAAAACGCTGTTGGGCTATCGCCCGAACTCATCCCGGGCAAATTCCCCGGACCCCTTTTTATTTCATGAATAAAAGGAACGGGGTTTGGGGCCTCCGGCCCCAAGCAGGTATGGGCGGCAGCCCATGAGAACCTAATTCCTCGCCCGGTCCACCGAGTTGATGGCCGGGGTGGCGCGCAGCGCGGCGATGACATTGGTCAGATGCTTCACGTCGCGCACCTCGATATCGATGATCATCTCGAAGAAGTCGGTGGTGCGGTTGGTGATCTTCAGATTGGTGATGTTGCCCATGTTCTTGGCGATCACCGTCGAGATGGCTCCGAAGGCGCCGGGCTCGTTGGTCACCACCAGATCGATGCGGCCCACATGGGCGTTGCTGTCCGCCTCGTCCCAGGCGAGGTCGAGCCAGCGCTCCGGCTGATCGGCGAACTGCTCCAGGTTCTCGCAGTCGATGGTGTGGATGGTGACGCCCTTGCCCGTGCTGACGATGCCGACGATGCGGTCGCCGGGCAGCGGATGGCAGCAACCGGCGAAATGCATGGCCATGCCGGGGATCAGGCCCTTGATGGGCACCGCTCCGGCCTTGTCCT harbors:
- a CDS encoding AMP-binding protein; translated protein: MRLPGGVPSAHVDRFARELLPPPDLWPVFDYSAPHLSHYPDRINAAAALIDTAVAAGFGAKPVFHYAEGTWSYAHLLDRAERIARVLTEDFGLVPGGRVLLRSANTPMLVAGWLAVLKAGGICVTTMPLLRAKELSYIVEKARINIALCELDLAEEMELTRQKVAGLRHVGYFTPLGMGTDPDADLDRRAEAKPAGFANVDTAADDVALITFTSGTTGNPKGAMHFHRDILASCDCWPRSHTLEPDEVVIGSPSIAFTYGKAAFMMYPLRYRATAVLVPKPTPELILEGIQRHRATSLYAVPTAFHAMLGMVDKYDISSLRKGSSAGEHLRPRLYDDWLERTGIKLVNGIGMTEMLTHFICQTADVARPGATGRPADGYTACILDDDYNPLPPGSKGRLAVRGPTGCRYLDDQARQAAFVKKGWNVTGDIMEQDEDGWFWYVDRSDDMIVSSGYNISAQEVERAILEHPKVAECAVIGVPDEARGTVVRACIVLDNPSLASDLLAEEIQNFVKANIAPYKYPRDVKFVEFLPKTQTGKIQRFRLREL
- the recO gene encoding DNA repair protein RecO — translated: MEWDDDAVVLAVRRHGETGAVASLLTRTHGRHAGLVHGGQSKTNRPILQPGNLVRARWTARLPEQLGNFRLEMLHAYGAAFLDDAGRLSALGAACALVEVALAERQPHPACHAALVALLHALEAESWPSVYVHFELALLRDLGFGLDLSACAATGRTDELAWVSPKTGRAVSRAAGEPYRDKLLALPAFLIEGGEGEGAAIREGLELTGFFLQRHVLDLRHAVLPAARGRLISRLG
- the era gene encoding GTPase Era; this encodes MNEVPETDQRCGFVAVVGAPNAGKSTLVNALVGTKVSIVSPKVQTTRFRVMGIAMVDEAQVVLVDTPGIFQPKKRLERAMVAAAWGGTNDADHICLLIDAARGYDDESRAIVEKLKETKRQAILVLNKVDLVKRDKLLGLTAQLDAEGIFADVFMISALKGDGIKDLLAHLGKLVSPGPWMFPEDQVSDLPQRLLAAEITREKAFIALYQELPYSLHVETEKWEEKEDGSARIDQVIYVERESQKPIVLGKGGRQIKAIGAAARQELEELLERRVHLFIHIKVREDWSEKRGHYSEIGLDFDS
- the rnc gene encoding ribonuclease III is translated as MAGAVADLQVVLGHVFGRPELLTQALTHPSMQQGRRSKTSDPYERLEFLGDRVLGLVVAEMLFNRFPAEAEGALARRHAALVRREAVARVANEIGLGRHLVLAKGEDDAGGRGNPGILADACEAVIGALYADAGFAMAATFVRSRWESLMEEALAPPKDAKTGLQEWAQGRGKPLPAYRVLGQEGPPHEPIFLIEVSVEGVGSAVGRGASKRVAEQAAAGALLEQVMS
- the lepB gene encoding signal peptidase I; translated protein: MSKGKSGGMGETIRTIVYAMLIAGGVRTLAFEPFNIPSGSMIPSLLIGDYLFVSKYAYGYSRYSMPFGVGPGGGRIMERLPERGDVIVFKKPPENKIDYIKRVVGLPGDRIQVKGGILHINGTAVDRKRIEDFVERDRDGNILRAPQYIETLPNGRKHRIIEFLGDNGPADNTMEYVVPAGHYFMMGDNRDNSADSRFLSEVGYVPAENFVGRAEILFFSGDGSAALWEVWRWPWAIRYSRLLQGIE
- the acpS gene encoding holo-ACP synthase, with amino-acid sequence MIIGLGNDLVDIRRIEDSLERFGERFVAKVFTEAERAKAESRPKLRAATYAKRFAAKEALVKALGKEGVGWRDMEVTNDGEGRPGLTLTGGAAALLARRIPAGMRAHLHLSLSDEYPLAQAVVIIEALPA
- a CDS encoding nuclear transport factor 2 family protein produces the protein MNIESFMQGYKTAWERRDPSMFAALFHAEGRYHNTPFQVQHGTAELVEYWKRVQLQEDVHVAYEILASQEGGGIAHWHVTYQVASEELFQIWAKSTGTGLPNRKPGDPLPRMVLDGVLQATFTGDKCAEARIWWHSQPQAT
- a CDS encoding pyridoxine 5'-phosphate synthase → MTRLRLGVNIDHVATIRNARGGHHPDPVRAAHMAAAAGADGITAHLREDRRHISDRDMERLANEITLPLNFEMAATEEMVAIALRHRPHAACIVPERREERTTEGGLDAVGQFDSLRPLVGRLVDAGIRVSMFIEANPKQLDASKALGAPVIELHTGAYCDAEGAERDREFARIQAAAAHAEAIGLECHAGHGLSYDTVKPVAAIPSIMELNIGHFLVGEAIFIGLDASIRHMRRLMDEARGS